A single region of the Streptomyces sp. NBC_01381 genome encodes:
- a CDS encoding trypco2 family protein gives MIELAEMIAQLRGELATAMAAAEHEELRFELGAVELEAEFAVQRTGTADGRIRFWVVEAGASAQQTASNTHRVHLTLQPRVRATGEQPYVAGDQTPRER, from the coding sequence GTGATTGAACTCGCCGAGATGATCGCGCAGTTACGTGGGGAACTCGCCACGGCCATGGCGGCGGCCGAGCACGAGGAACTGCGCTTCGAACTGGGGGCCGTGGAGCTGGAGGCGGAGTTCGCCGTCCAGCGGACCGGTACGGCGGACGGCAGGATCCGCTTCTGGGTCGTCGAGGCAGGTGCCTCAGCCCAGCAGACGGCAAGCAATACCCATCGGGTCCATCTCACCCTGCAGCCGCGCGTACGCGCCACGGGAGAACAGCCGTACGTCGCGGGTGACCAGACCCCGCGCGAGCGCTGA
- a CDS encoding trypsin-like peptidase domain-containing protein, translated as MPQSAGLEAARVAEVLVSRPGGQPGRRGSGYRVGNGCVLTAAHVVAGPVASVRVRFDADLAGEWSADVRVVLIAEAVDIALLEIMGAPQGPTVEHPRYEGVPKADVVLRFSALGFPRFKLRNDSMRLLDDGSPSQYRDSCHLTGTISVLSNRREGTLELAVLAPGTDPERGHSPWEGMSGAAVWCEGAIVGVVSAHHRGEGSGRLAASRVERWYDTLSSTDLAQLHHYAGLPLRETSGSTVVQGPPAPVSLVGLPADLPLQELMGLVDALVEIPALRDTNGLHLVLASISSEIAANRPRDTRLRMDIYGIVHTCLRYRGTLDQLLEAVRLVEGPSSEVARMDREAAQLAEHYC; from the coding sequence ATGCCGCAGTCAGCGGGTCTTGAAGCGGCGCGCGTCGCCGAAGTGCTGGTGAGCAGGCCGGGAGGGCAGCCCGGAAGGCGCGGGTCCGGATATCGCGTGGGGAATGGGTGCGTGCTGACCGCCGCGCATGTGGTCGCCGGTCCTGTGGCGTCGGTGCGGGTGCGCTTCGACGCCGATCTGGCGGGGGAGTGGAGCGCCGACGTACGCGTCGTGCTCATCGCCGAAGCCGTGGACATCGCGCTCCTCGAGATCATGGGCGCACCGCAGGGGCCCACGGTCGAACATCCCCGATACGAGGGGGTTCCCAAGGCCGATGTGGTGCTGCGCTTCAGCGCGCTCGGGTTTCCCCGCTTCAAGCTGCGCAACGACAGCATGCGGCTCCTCGACGACGGCTCGCCCAGCCAGTACCGCGACTCCTGCCATCTCACGGGGACCATCTCCGTCCTCTCCAACCGCCGCGAGGGCACACTCGAACTGGCCGTCCTCGCGCCGGGCACCGACCCCGAACGGGGCCACTCCCCCTGGGAGGGGATGTCCGGCGCGGCGGTGTGGTGCGAGGGCGCGATCGTCGGTGTGGTCAGCGCCCATCACCGCGGGGAGGGGAGTGGCCGCCTCGCAGCCAGCCGGGTCGAGCGGTGGTACGACACGCTGTCCTCCACCGATCTCGCGCAGCTCCACCACTACGCGGGGCTGCCCCTGCGTGAGACGAGCGGGTCCACCGTGGTGCAGGGGCCGCCGGCGCCGGTGAGCCTTGTCGGGCTTCCCGCCGATCTGCCGCTGCAGGAACTCATGGGACTGGTCGACGCGTTGGTGGAAATTCCGGCACTCCGTGACACCAATGGGCTGCATCTGGTGCTCGCCAGCATCAGCTCGGAGATCGCCGCCAACCGGCCACGTGACACGCGGCTCAGAATGGACATCTACGGCATCGTGCACACCTGTCTGCGTTACCGGGGCACGCTCGATCAGCTTCTCGAGGCCGTGCGTCTGGTGGAAGGGCCGTCGTCGGAAGTGGCCCGGATGGACCGCGAAGCGGCTCAACTGGCCGAGCATTACTGCTGA